A window of the Natronomonas salina genome harbors these coding sequences:
- a CDS encoding valine--tRNA ligase yields MSEVPDDYDPDEAEQQWRRQWQESDVYGYDDDPERPDYVIDTPPPYPTGNLHIGNALGWCYMDFAARYHRLRGDDVLFPQGWDCHGLPTEVKVEENRDVHRSEVSREQFREWCIEHTEEQIEAMKETMHTLGFSQDWAHEYKTMDPEYWGETQRSFVEMADDDYVYQDEHPVNWCPRCETAIADAEVENEDHEGTLYYVSFDGVDNDDIEIATTRPELLAACVGMAVDPDDERYADRIGDTFEVPLFEQEVELIADADVDSDFGTGAVMICTFGDKQDVDWWAEHDLDLRPVFTEDGHLNDLAGEFEGLAIDEAKEEIATALQKSGHLNDEETTEQSVGQCWRCDTPIEILSKEQWFVTVDQGEILETAQEVEWFPEHMYDRLEDWAEGMEWDWVISRQRVFATPIPAWECDDCDHVEIAGAGEVPVDPTTEAPAVGDCPQCGGHAWTGETDVMDTWMDSSISPMFVAGWPDDEFEPVQLREQGHDIIRTWAFYTILRTAAVTDEHPWEEALINGMVFGEDGNKMSKSRGNFVQPEEVVEEYGADAFRQAMALGGQPGTDIQFQWKEVTSASRFQTKVWNITKFASGHLDEDTPAISDPAYRDADEWILSKCARIAESVADDMDEYRFDSALRQVRDFVWHDLADDYLELVKGRLYEGRPGERKAAEHALYTALTASLRMLAPFAPFITEEAWSHLPTEGSVHEADWPDLPDCDPEAEERGELVAEVAATVRGWKSDEGKPLNADLDRVEVYLDEERPLDTYDLADTVNGPVYVEEGRPNVELVPVDVDVEHSELGPVFRDQAGDVVAALEAADPAELQAELTTKGHVELDLDGETVTVEDEMFDVVEEQRAESGEEVVVLEAGEATVLVFE; encoded by the coding sequence ATGAGCGAGGTTCCAGACGACTACGATCCCGACGAGGCAGAACAGCAGTGGCGCCGGCAGTGGCAGGAGTCGGATGTCTACGGCTACGACGACGACCCCGAGCGCCCCGACTACGTCATCGACACGCCGCCGCCGTACCCGACCGGCAACCTCCACATCGGGAACGCGCTGGGCTGGTGCTACATGGACTTCGCGGCCCGCTACCACCGGCTGCGTGGCGACGACGTCCTGTTCCCGCAGGGGTGGGACTGCCACGGCCTGCCCACCGAGGTGAAGGTCGAGGAGAACCGCGACGTCCACCGCTCCGAGGTCTCCCGCGAGCAGTTCCGCGAGTGGTGCATCGAGCACACCGAAGAGCAGATCGAGGCGATGAAGGAGACGATGCACACCCTCGGGTTCTCTCAGGACTGGGCCCACGAGTACAAGACGATGGACCCGGAGTACTGGGGGGAGACCCAGCGGTCCTTCGTCGAGATGGCCGACGACGACTACGTCTACCAGGACGAGCACCCGGTCAACTGGTGTCCGCGCTGCGAGACGGCCATCGCCGACGCGGAGGTCGAGAACGAGGACCACGAGGGCACGCTGTACTACGTCTCCTTCGACGGCGTCGACAACGACGACATCGAGATCGCGACGACGCGACCGGAACTGCTGGCGGCCTGCGTCGGGATGGCGGTCGACCCCGACGACGAGCGGTACGCCGACCGCATCGGCGACACCTTCGAGGTGCCGCTGTTCGAGCAGGAGGTCGAGCTCATCGCCGACGCGGACGTCGACTCCGACTTCGGCACCGGCGCCGTCATGATCTGCACCTTCGGCGACAAGCAGGACGTCGACTGGTGGGCCGAGCACGACCTCGACCTCCGGCCGGTGTTCACCGAGGACGGCCACCTGAACGACCTGGCCGGCGAGTTCGAGGGCCTGGCCATCGACGAGGCGAAGGAGGAGATCGCGACCGCCCTCCAGAAGTCCGGCCACCTGAACGACGAGGAGACCACCGAGCAGTCGGTCGGGCAGTGCTGGCGCTGCGACACCCCCATCGAGATCCTCTCGAAGGAGCAGTGGTTCGTCACCGTCGACCAGGGGGAGATCCTCGAGACAGCCCAGGAGGTCGAGTGGTTCCCCGAGCACATGTACGACCGCCTCGAGGACTGGGCCGAGGGGATGGAGTGGGACTGGGTCATCTCCCGGCAGCGCGTCTTCGCGACGCCCATCCCGGCCTGGGAGTGCGACGACTGCGATCACGTCGAGATCGCCGGCGCGGGCGAGGTCCCGGTCGACCCGACGACCGAGGCCCCCGCCGTCGGCGATTGCCCGCAGTGCGGCGGGCACGCCTGGACCGGCGAGACCGACGTGATGGACACGTGGATGGACTCCTCGATCTCGCCGATGTTCGTCGCCGGCTGGCCGGACGACGAGTTCGAGCCCGTCCAGCTGCGCGAGCAGGGCCACGACATCATCCGGACGTGGGCGTTCTACACCATCCTCCGGACCGCCGCCGTCACCGACGAGCACCCCTGGGAGGAGGCGCTCATCAACGGGATGGTCTTCGGCGAGGACGGCAACAAGATGTCGAAGTCCCGCGGCAACTTCGTCCAGCCCGAGGAGGTCGTCGAGGAGTACGGCGCCGACGCCTTCCGGCAGGCGATGGCGCTGGGCGGCCAGCCCGGCACCGACATCCAGTTCCAGTGGAAGGAGGTCACCTCCGCGAGCCGCTTCCAGACGAAGGTCTGGAACATCACGAAGTTCGCGTCGGGCCACCTCGACGAGGACACCCCCGCGATCAGCGACCCGGCGTACCGCGACGCCGACGAGTGGATCCTCTCGAAGTGCGCCCGCATCGCCGAGTCGGTCGCCGACGACATGGACGAGTACCGCTTCGACAGTGCGCTCCGGCAGGTCCGGGACTTCGTCTGGCACGACCTCGCCGACGACTACCTCGAACTCGTGAAGGGCCGCCTCTACGAGGGCCGCCCCGGCGAACGGAAGGCCGCCGAGCACGCACTCTACACCGCGCTCACCGCATCGCTGCGGATGCTCGCGCCGTTCGCGCCGTTCATCACCGAGGAGGCCTGGAGCCACCTGCCGACCGAGGGTAGCGTCCACGAGGCCGACTGGCCGGACCTCCCCGACTGCGACCCCGAGGCCGAGGAGCGCGGCGAGCTCGTCGCCGAGGTCGCGGCGACGGTCCGCGGCTGGAAGTCCGACGAGGGCAAGCCGCTGAACGCCGACCTCGACCGCGTCGAGGTCTACCTCGACGAGGAGCGCCCGCTCGACACCTACGACCTCGCCGACACGGTCAACGGCCCGGTCTACGTCGAGGAGGGCCGCCCGAACGTCGAGCTGGTGCCCGTCGACGTCGACGTCGAGCACAGCGAGCTCGGCCCGGTGTTCCGCGACCAGGCCGGCGACGTCGTGGCGGCCCTGGAGGCCGCCGACCCCGCGGAGCTGCAGGCCGAACTGACCACGAAGGGCCACGTCGAACTCGACCTCGACGGCGAGACGGTCACGGTCGAGGACGAGATGTTCGACGTCGTCGAGGAGCAGCGCGCCGAGAGCGGCGAGGAGGT